In one Pseudodesulfovibrio tunisiensis genomic region, the following are encoded:
- a CDS encoding alternate F1F0 ATPase, F1 subunit alpha, translating to MSKEFLESTMDQALDAVRQSVDGFAPDAAPSEVGRIKSIAQGVARATGLGAVRAEELLLLGGEVPGMALDILPEGVGIALLGHGENLGAGNEVTRTGRVLDVPVGNALLGRVIDPLGRPLDGKGPVREEERLPAEREAPPILHRAPVDTPLMTGLKVVDTLVPIGRGQRELILGDRQTGKTAIALDAICNQKGRDVICIYCAIGQRSSSVARALEELRQRDAMSYTLAVVVEGGDPSGLQYMAPYAATTMGEHFMSQGRDVLIVYDDLTRHAQAYRQLSLLLRRPPGREAFPGDIFYIHSRLLERSTHLKPEYGGGTLTALPIIETEAQNISAYIPTNLISITDGQIYLNPDLFQKGVLPAVDVGMSVSRVGGRAQSPAYRKVAGDLRLTYSQFQELEAFARFGTRLDNETRAKLEHGRVVREILKQDRFSPLTAGEQTAVLLAVNQGSLDALPPDRMAEAQTHVLKQLADRRGGLDSIADMKPDDPGWESLSSDIAAIARELVPEDADQEAPEAEDD from the coding sequence ATGAGCAAGGAATTTCTGGAATCCACGATGGATCAGGCGCTGGACGCAGTGCGCCAAAGCGTGGACGGATTCGCGCCGGACGCGGCCCCGTCCGAAGTGGGCCGCATCAAGTCCATTGCGCAGGGCGTGGCCCGGGCGACCGGACTGGGCGCAGTCCGGGCCGAGGAACTGCTGCTGCTCGGCGGCGAGGTCCCGGGCATGGCGCTGGACATCCTGCCCGAAGGCGTGGGTATCGCCCTGCTCGGGCACGGGGAGAATCTCGGAGCCGGGAACGAGGTGACGCGCACGGGCCGCGTGCTGGACGTGCCCGTGGGCAACGCCCTTCTGGGAAGGGTCATCGACCCGCTCGGCCGCCCGCTGGACGGCAAAGGCCCGGTCCGGGAGGAAGAACGGCTGCCTGCGGAGCGCGAGGCCCCGCCCATCCTGCACCGCGCGCCCGTGGATACGCCACTCATGACCGGACTCAAAGTGGTGGACACCCTGGTCCCCATCGGCCGGGGCCAGCGCGAACTGATCCTCGGCGACCGCCAGACCGGCAAGACAGCCATCGCCCTTGACGCCATCTGCAACCAGAAGGGCAGGGACGTGATCTGCATCTACTGCGCCATAGGCCAGCGCAGTTCCAGCGTGGCCCGCGCCCTCGAAGAACTGCGGCAACGGGATGCCATGAGCTACACGCTCGCCGTGGTGGTGGAAGGCGGCGACCCGTCCGGCCTGCAATACATGGCCCCCTACGCAGCCACGACCATGGGCGAACATTTCATGAGTCAGGGCCGGGACGTGCTCATCGTGTACGACGACCTGACACGCCACGCGCAGGCATACCGCCAGCTCTCCCTGCTCCTGCGCCGTCCGCCCGGACGCGAGGCCTTCCCGGGCGACATCTTCTACATCCATTCCCGGCTGCTGGAACGCTCCACCCACCTCAAACCCGAATATGGTGGCGGCACGCTTACGGCCCTGCCCATCATCGAGACCGAGGCTCAGAACATTTCCGCCTACATTCCCACCAATCTGATCTCCATCACGGACGGCCAGATATATCTGAACCCGGACCTGTTCCAGAAGGGCGTGCTTCCAGCCGTGGACGTGGGCATGTCCGTGTCCCGCGTGGGCGGCCGCGCCCAGTCCCCTGCCTATCGCAAGGTGGCTGGCGACCTGCGTCTGACCTACTCCCAGTTTCAGGAACTGGAGGCATTCGCCCGGTTTGGCACACGGCTGGACAACGAAACCAGAGCCAAACTGGAACACGGCAGGGTGGTACGGGAAATCCTCAAGCAGGACCGATTCTCTCCGCTCACTGCCGGAGAACAGACCGCCGTGCTTCTGGCCGTGAATCAGGGCAGTCTTGACGCGCTCCCGCCCGATCGCATGGCCGAAGCACAGACGCATGTGCTGAAACAGCTCGCAGACAGGCGTGGCGGTCTTGATTCCATTGCGGACATGAAACCCGATGATCCGGGCTGGGAATCCCTGTCCTCGGACATTGCAGCCATTGCCCGGGAGCTGGTGCCCGAGGATGCGGATCAGGAAGCACCCGAGGCGGAGGACGACTAG